The following are encoded together in the Mugil cephalus isolate CIBA_MC_2020 chromosome 18, CIBA_Mcephalus_1.1, whole genome shotgun sequence genome:
- the nktr gene encoding NK-tumor recognition protein isoform X4 produces MTDTTTTGRLHAWLTAGLSINSTTKTAPHLDGVHVVFGLVISGFEVIKKIEGLKTDSASRPYADVRVMDCGQLITKSANDVLQGKRKRASHSADSSLNSHDSSSQFSSSSGSESESDERHKHHKHKRHSKNKRPKKKRRESKKENSSEILPSKHSPVEKELVEGEDEEEEEKEHGGKREKLVVRPEEIPPVPENRFLLRRDMPSQEDKTEIVVKEEAPVSTDLKPAVSKSGRKIKGRGTMRYHTPTRSKSRSASVEERGSSETPPHWKEEMKKTKMYQPPSVERWSKGDKLNDHSSSRWDNRSDSAWSRSAEHSSDRSSERSSQCRQKKKEKKKAKHKKKAKKRKHGKKKSSKNKPHPSDGERSVSSEKMTRRSRSLSRSFSSPHHSSTRRRRRSSMSFRDSRSYSRSYTSSRSRSRGRSYSRSRSLSRSRSRSLSRSRSRSYSQSRSRSRSRSRYRSRSFTPSRKRSLSRSPRKRKTTKPKPDVMIHATEKLPESKVTPVSRLPTVTPTETVPVIPLSDSPPPSRWKPGQKPWKPSYIHIQEIKAKVTPSNSSSTGPKVGSTAVKGQTSVAQTSLPGDAEGNKELKPAQRSHSRSPRRRSNTRSYSRSRSRSYSRSRSRSRSRSSHQYKSRSSSYGRSDSENSQKTSSNKMNSLDKDWKKYYTSVKKIKNLDKYVSLTTQDPHSGPENKTGSECSPHISASRRSVSAENVKEKGSSQDSETKPHSALPAESLNRSEWDSDSDKVSQSNSVIPLKMQKPAVQSSEVQDKKSSAPTGWNSESDSENLAARTLAISEKEEGEASSESDYETCRKASEAAIAPSVPDQLEESPKKSAEAGKHKSKKKAKRKRKHKRRGESKSGSHRSKAKKSKRKHQKLKETFHWQPPLEFGEEEEENEFKRERRSPGGAVKKENSDVDVMKMKDPNVTGLHENPAKEECINKNAKHGEPQQEASKRSGASGGHSLSNKEQEALADMDICTPEHDADVAEHPLGHDSQNSASESAVKSTSKSSDVTSNDGALAHSKKQPGATSAPTDSGLEDEVTTCKPSAAVINLKWKPLKGMSALQIVSVPPVNVKNIQIQESQTTSAQGVRMEIKSKSRVRPGSLFDEVRKTARLNQRPRNQESSSEERSPSVGKSKGTSHTRSLKKSRSVSRKSRSVSSHRSRSRGWSHSYSRSRSRSRSSSYSSRSRSRSHRRRGRGRSRSRSSTYRSYRSHSRTYSRSHSRSHSYDRHRRSSRSDSYDSYSSRSRSVSRRRGRRRSDSYRSSDRRSRSYRYSSRSSSRRRSHSRSSRYS; encoded by the exons ATGACGGACACCACTACCACTGGTCGACTCCACGCCTGGTTAACTGCTGGATTGTCCATAAACAGCACAACTAAGACGGCACCTCATCTTGACGG AGTCCACGTCGTCTTTGGTTTGGTCATCTCCGGCTTTGAGGTGATAAAGAAGATCGAGGGGCTGAAGACTGATTCAGCCAGCAGACCCTATGCTGATGTGAGGGTGATGGACTGTGGACAGCTGATCACCAAGTCCGCAAATGACG TGCTTCAAGGCAAGCGGAAAAGAGCCTCCCATTCTGCTGACTCTTCCCTCAACTCCCATGACTCGTCCTCCCAGTTCTCCTCTTCGTCTGGATCTGAAAGTGAATCAGATGAAAGgcacaaacatcacaaacacaagagacattcaaaaaacaaacgGCCTAAAAAGAAGCGAAGGGAATCAAAGAAGGAAAACAGCTCTGAGATTCTCCCCTCCAAACACAG TCCTGTGGAAAAAGAGCTGGTTgagggagaggatgaggaggaagaagagaaggagcacGGTGGGAAGAGAGAGAAGCTTGTAGTTCGACCGGAGGAAATCCCACCTGTTCCAGAGAATCGATTCCTGCTGCGACGGGACATGCCATCGCAGgaagataaaacagaaat agttgTGAAAGAAGAGGCCCCAGTTTCAACTGACCTGAAACCTGCGGTGTCAAAGTCCGGACGGAAAATCAAAGGCAGAGGAACAATG agaTATCACACTCCCACAAGGTCTAAATCGCGCTCTGCATCCGTTGAGGAGCGTGGAAGCAGTGAAACTCCACCACACtggaaagaagaaatgaagaaaaccaAAATGTATCAACCCCCGAGCGTCGAGAGGTGGAGCAAAGGAGACAA ATTGAATGACCATTCCTCAAGCAGATGGGACAACAGAAGCGACTCCGCGTGGTCCCGGTCTGCAGAGCATTCTTCAGACCGCAGCTCAGAGAGGTCCAGCCAATGCcgccaaaagaaaaaggagaagaagaaagccaaacacaagaagaaggCCAAAAAACGCAAacatgggaaaaagaaaagttctaAAAACAAACCTCATCCATCAGATGGCGAAAGGTCAGTGTCTTCAGAGAAGATGACCAGAAGATCTCGTTCCCTAAGTCGGTCCTTTTCAAGTCCGCATCATTCTTCAACCCGAAGGAGGCGTCGGTCCTCGATGTCGTTCAGAGACTCACGATCCTACTCTAGGTCCTACACATCCAGTCGGTCCAGATCTCGAGGGAGGTCGTACTCAAGATCCAGAAGTCTTTCTAGGTCCAGAAGTCGATCCCTGTCTAGATCCAGGTCTCGCTCCTATTCTCAGTCGAGATCGAGATCAAGATCTAGGTCCAGATACAGATCCAGGTCTTTTACACCATCCAGAAAAAGGAGTTTATCCAGATctccaagaaaaagaaaaacaaccaagcCCAAACCTGACGTCATGATCCATGCGACTGAGAAGCTTCCAGAGAGTAAAGTCACACCTGTCTCCAGACTGCCAACAGTCACGCCTACTGAAACTGTCCCTGTGATCCCGCTGAGTGACAGTCCTCCACCCTCACGCTGGAAGCCAGGCCAAAAACCCTGGAAGCCCTCCTACATCCATATTCAAGAGATTAAAGCTAAAGTAACTCCAAGTAATAGTTCCTCCACTGGGCCAAAGGTTGGTAGTACTGCAGTAAAAGGTCAGACTTCAGTTGCACAAACATCTCTGCCAGGTGACGCTGAAGGCAACAAGGAACTCAAACCTGCACAGCGCTCACACAGCAGGTCGCCCAGAAGAAGGTCCAACACTCGCTCTTACAGTCGCTCAAGGAGTAGAAGTTATAgtaggtccaggtccagatccaggtctAGATCCTCTCACCAGTACAAGAGCAGGTCGTCCTCCTACGGCAGATCGGACTCTGAAAACTCCCAGAAAACAAGCAGCAACAAGATGAATTCACTAGACAAGGATTGGAAGAAGTATTACACctctgtgaagaaaataaaaaatttagaTAAGTACGTTTCACTCACCACTCAAGATCCTCACTCAGGACCAGAGAACAAGACGGGCAGCGAGTGTAGTCCTCATATCAGTGCATCAAGAAGAAGTGTCTCTGCGGAGAACGTAAAAGAGAAAGGCAGCTCACAAGACTCTGAGACAAAACCCCACAGTGCATTGCCGGCTGAGAGCCTTAATAGGTCTGAATGGGATAGTGACAGCGATAAAGTGAGCCAAAGCAACAGCGTTATCCCGTTAAAAATGCAGAAACCGGCGGTTCAGTCCAGTGAGGTTCAGGACAAGAAGTCGTCTGCTCCTACTGGGTGGAATTCAGAAAGCGATTCTGAAAACCTAGCAGCCAGGACATTGGCTATATCTGAAAAAGAGGAAGGGGAAGCCAGTTCAGAATCCGACTATGAGACTTGTAGAAAGGCATCAGAGGCAGCAATTGCTCCCTCGGTCCCAGATCAGTTGGAGGAAAGTCCCAAAAAGTCTGCGGAGGCCGGGAAGCACAAGAGCAAGAAGAAAGCCAAGCGGAAGCGTAAACATAAGAGGAGAGGCGAGAGTAAATCGGGCTCCCATCGCAGTAAGGCCAAGAAATCTAAGAGAAAACATCAGAAGCTGAAAGAGACTTTTCACTGGCAGCCACCTTTAGAGtttggagaggaggaagaagaaaacgaATTCAAGAGGGAGAGACGCAGTCCTGGTGGGGCTGTTAAAAAAGAGAATTCAGATGTAGATGTTATGAAGATGAAGGACCCAAATGTAACCGGTTTACATGAAAATCCTGCAAAAGAAGAATGtatcaacaaaaatgcaaaacacgGTGAACCTCAACAAGAGGCGTCCAAGCGGAGCGGTGCTAGCGGCGGTCACTCGTTGAGTAACAAAGAGCAAGAAGCATTAGCCGATATGGACATCTGCACCCCGGAGCATGACGCCGATGTCGCTGAGCATCCGCTCGGACATGATTCTCAAAACAGCGCCTCTGAATCTGCTGTGAAATCTACCTCAAAGTCTTCAGATGTTACAAGCAACGACGGTGCTTTAGCTCATAGCAAAAAGCAGCCCGGTGCTACTTCTGCACCCACAGATAGTGGACTGGAAGATGAAGTAACCACTTGCAAACCTTCCGCCGCTGTGATTAATTTAAAATGGAAGCCGCTGAAAGGAATGTCGGCCCTGCAGATTGTCAGCGTGCCTCCTGTCAACGTGAAAAACATCCAAATTCAGGAGAGCCAGACCACCAGCGCGCAGGGCGTGAGAATGGAGATCAAGAGTAAAAGCCGGGTGCGACCGGGGTCTCTGTTCGACGAGGTCCGTAAGACGGCGCGGCTCAACCAGAGGCCGAGAAACCAGGAGAGCTCCAGTGAAGAAAGGTCGCCTTCCGTGGGAAAGTCCAAGGGAACGTCGCACACCCGCTCCCTGAAGAAGTCCAGGTCCGTGTCTAGAAAGTCTCGCTCTGTTTCCAGTCACCGGTCGCGCTCCAGAGGCTGGTCCCACTCCTACAGCAGGTCCAGAAGTAGATCCCGCAGCTCCAGCTACTCCTccag GAGTCGTAGCCGGAGTCACAGGAGACGTGGGAGAGGACGATCGCGCTCTCGCAGCAGCACATATCGAAGTTACAGGAGTCACAG tcGGACGTACAGTAGAAGTCATTCCAGGAGTCACTCGTACGATCGCCATAGGAGGTCCAG CAGGTCGGATTCCTACGACAGCTATTCCAGCCGGAGTCGGAGCGTGAGCCGGAGACGAGGGCGCAGGCGAAGCGACAGCTACAGGAGCTCAGACCGCCGGTCCAG GTCGTACCGATACTCCAGTCGTAGCTCTTCAAGGCGAAGGAGTCACAGTCGCAGCAGCCGCTACAGCTAA
- the nktr gene encoding NK-tumor recognition protein isoform X6, which yields MDCGQLITKSANDVLQGKRKRASHSADSSLNSHDSSSQFSSSSGSESESDERHKHHKHKRHSKNKRPKKKRRESKKENSSEILPSKHSPVEKELVEGEDEEEEEKEHGGKREKLVVRPEEIPPVPENRFLLRRDMPSQEDKTEIVVKEEAPVSTDLKPAVSKSGRKIKGRGTMRYHTPTRSKSRSASVEERGSSETPPHWKEEMKKTKMYQPPSVERWSKGDKLNDHSSSRWDNRSDSAWSRSAEHSSDRSSERSSQCRQKKKEKKKAKHKKKAKKRKHGKKKSSKNKPHPSDGERSVSSEKMTRRSRSLSRSFSSPHHSSTRRRRRSSMSFRDSRSYSRSYTSSRSRSRGRSYSRSRSLSRSRSRSLSRSRSRSYSQSRSRSRSRSRYRSRSFTPSRKRSLSRSPRKRKTTKPKPDVMIHATEKLPESKVTPVSRLPTVTPTETVPVIPLSDSPPPSRWKPGQKPWKPSYIHIQEIKAKVTPSNSSSTGPKVGSTAVKGQTSVAQTSLPGDAEGNKELKPAQRSHSRSPRRRSNTRSYSRSRSRSYSRSRSRSRSRSSHQYKSRSSSYGRSDSENSQKTSSNKMNSLDKDWKKYYTSVKKIKNLDKYVSLTTQDPHSGPENKTGSECSPHISASRRSVSAENVKEKGSSQDSETKPHSALPAESLNRSEWDSDSDKVSQSNSVIPLKMQKPAVQSSEVQDKKSSAPTGWNSESDSENLAARTLAISEKEEGEASSESDYETCRKASEAAIAPSVPDQLEESPKKSAEAGKHKSKKKAKRKRKHKRRGESKSGSHRSKAKKSKRKHQKLKETFHWQPPLEFGEEEEENEFKRERRSPGGAVKKENSDVDVMKMKDPNVTGLHENPAKEECINKNAKHGEPQQEASKRSGASGGHSLSNKEQEALADMDICTPEHDADVAEHPLGHDSQNSASESAVKSTSKSSDVTSNDGALAHSKKQPGATSAPTDSGLEDEVTTCKPSAAVINLKWKPLKGMSALQIVSVPPVNVKNIQIQESQTTSAQGVRMEIKSKSRVRPGSLFDEVRKTARLNQRPRNQESSSEERSPSVGKSKGTSHTRSLKKSRSVSRKSRSVSSHRSRSRGWSHSYSRSRSRSRSSSYSSRSRSRSHRRRGRGRSRSRSSTYRSYRSHSRTYSRSHSRSHSYDRHRRSSRSDSYDSYSSRSRSVSRRRGRRRSDSYRSSDRRSRSYRYSSRSSSRRRSHSRSSRYS from the exons ATGGACTGTGGACAGCTGATCACCAAGTCCGCAAATGACG TGCTTCAAGGCAAGCGGAAAAGAGCCTCCCATTCTGCTGACTCTTCCCTCAACTCCCATGACTCGTCCTCCCAGTTCTCCTCTTCGTCTGGATCTGAAAGTGAATCAGATGAAAGgcacaaacatcacaaacacaagagacattcaaaaaacaaacgGCCTAAAAAGAAGCGAAGGGAATCAAAGAAGGAAAACAGCTCTGAGATTCTCCCCTCCAAACACAG TCCTGTGGAAAAAGAGCTGGTTgagggagaggatgaggaggaagaagagaaggagcacGGTGGGAAGAGAGAGAAGCTTGTAGTTCGACCGGAGGAAATCCCACCTGTTCCAGAGAATCGATTCCTGCTGCGACGGGACATGCCATCGCAGgaagataaaacagaaat agttgTGAAAGAAGAGGCCCCAGTTTCAACTGACCTGAAACCTGCGGTGTCAAAGTCCGGACGGAAAATCAAAGGCAGAGGAACAATG agaTATCACACTCCCACAAGGTCTAAATCGCGCTCTGCATCCGTTGAGGAGCGTGGAAGCAGTGAAACTCCACCACACtggaaagaagaaatgaagaaaaccaAAATGTATCAACCCCCGAGCGTCGAGAGGTGGAGCAAAGGAGACAA ATTGAATGACCATTCCTCAAGCAGATGGGACAACAGAAGCGACTCCGCGTGGTCCCGGTCTGCAGAGCATTCTTCAGACCGCAGCTCAGAGAGGTCCAGCCAATGCcgccaaaagaaaaaggagaagaagaaagccaaacacaagaagaaggCCAAAAAACGCAAacatgggaaaaagaaaagttctaAAAACAAACCTCATCCATCAGATGGCGAAAGGTCAGTGTCTTCAGAGAAGATGACCAGAAGATCTCGTTCCCTAAGTCGGTCCTTTTCAAGTCCGCATCATTCTTCAACCCGAAGGAGGCGTCGGTCCTCGATGTCGTTCAGAGACTCACGATCCTACTCTAGGTCCTACACATCCAGTCGGTCCAGATCTCGAGGGAGGTCGTACTCAAGATCCAGAAGTCTTTCTAGGTCCAGAAGTCGATCCCTGTCTAGATCCAGGTCTCGCTCCTATTCTCAGTCGAGATCGAGATCAAGATCTAGGTCCAGATACAGATCCAGGTCTTTTACACCATCCAGAAAAAGGAGTTTATCCAGATctccaagaaaaagaaaaacaaccaagcCCAAACCTGACGTCATGATCCATGCGACTGAGAAGCTTCCAGAGAGTAAAGTCACACCTGTCTCCAGACTGCCAACAGTCACGCCTACTGAAACTGTCCCTGTGATCCCGCTGAGTGACAGTCCTCCACCCTCACGCTGGAAGCCAGGCCAAAAACCCTGGAAGCCCTCCTACATCCATATTCAAGAGATTAAAGCTAAAGTAACTCCAAGTAATAGTTCCTCCACTGGGCCAAAGGTTGGTAGTACTGCAGTAAAAGGTCAGACTTCAGTTGCACAAACATCTCTGCCAGGTGACGCTGAAGGCAACAAGGAACTCAAACCTGCACAGCGCTCACACAGCAGGTCGCCCAGAAGAAGGTCCAACACTCGCTCTTACAGTCGCTCAAGGAGTAGAAGTTATAgtaggtccaggtccagatccaggtctAGATCCTCTCACCAGTACAAGAGCAGGTCGTCCTCCTACGGCAGATCGGACTCTGAAAACTCCCAGAAAACAAGCAGCAACAAGATGAATTCACTAGACAAGGATTGGAAGAAGTATTACACctctgtgaagaaaataaaaaatttagaTAAGTACGTTTCACTCACCACTCAAGATCCTCACTCAGGACCAGAGAACAAGACGGGCAGCGAGTGTAGTCCTCATATCAGTGCATCAAGAAGAAGTGTCTCTGCGGAGAACGTAAAAGAGAAAGGCAGCTCACAAGACTCTGAGACAAAACCCCACAGTGCATTGCCGGCTGAGAGCCTTAATAGGTCTGAATGGGATAGTGACAGCGATAAAGTGAGCCAAAGCAACAGCGTTATCCCGTTAAAAATGCAGAAACCGGCGGTTCAGTCCAGTGAGGTTCAGGACAAGAAGTCGTCTGCTCCTACTGGGTGGAATTCAGAAAGCGATTCTGAAAACCTAGCAGCCAGGACATTGGCTATATCTGAAAAAGAGGAAGGGGAAGCCAGTTCAGAATCCGACTATGAGACTTGTAGAAAGGCATCAGAGGCAGCAATTGCTCCCTCGGTCCCAGATCAGTTGGAGGAAAGTCCCAAAAAGTCTGCGGAGGCCGGGAAGCACAAGAGCAAGAAGAAAGCCAAGCGGAAGCGTAAACATAAGAGGAGAGGCGAGAGTAAATCGGGCTCCCATCGCAGTAAGGCCAAGAAATCTAAGAGAAAACATCAGAAGCTGAAAGAGACTTTTCACTGGCAGCCACCTTTAGAGtttggagaggaggaagaagaaaacgaATTCAAGAGGGAGAGACGCAGTCCTGGTGGGGCTGTTAAAAAAGAGAATTCAGATGTAGATGTTATGAAGATGAAGGACCCAAATGTAACCGGTTTACATGAAAATCCTGCAAAAGAAGAATGtatcaacaaaaatgcaaaacacgGTGAACCTCAACAAGAGGCGTCCAAGCGGAGCGGTGCTAGCGGCGGTCACTCGTTGAGTAACAAAGAGCAAGAAGCATTAGCCGATATGGACATCTGCACCCCGGAGCATGACGCCGATGTCGCTGAGCATCCGCTCGGACATGATTCTCAAAACAGCGCCTCTGAATCTGCTGTGAAATCTACCTCAAAGTCTTCAGATGTTACAAGCAACGACGGTGCTTTAGCTCATAGCAAAAAGCAGCCCGGTGCTACTTCTGCACCCACAGATAGTGGACTGGAAGATGAAGTAACCACTTGCAAACCTTCCGCCGCTGTGATTAATTTAAAATGGAAGCCGCTGAAAGGAATGTCGGCCCTGCAGATTGTCAGCGTGCCTCCTGTCAACGTGAAAAACATCCAAATTCAGGAGAGCCAGACCACCAGCGCGCAGGGCGTGAGAATGGAGATCAAGAGTAAAAGCCGGGTGCGACCGGGGTCTCTGTTCGACGAGGTCCGTAAGACGGCGCGGCTCAACCAGAGGCCGAGAAACCAGGAGAGCTCCAGTGAAGAAAGGTCGCCTTCCGTGGGAAAGTCCAAGGGAACGTCGCACACCCGCTCCCTGAAGAAGTCCAGGTCCGTGTCTAGAAAGTCTCGCTCTGTTTCCAGTCACCGGTCGCGCTCCAGAGGCTGGTCCCACTCCTACAGCAGGTCCAGAAGTAGATCCCGCAGCTCCAGCTACTCCTccag GAGTCGTAGCCGGAGTCACAGGAGACGTGGGAGAGGACGATCGCGCTCTCGCAGCAGCACATATCGAAGTTACAGGAGTCACAG tcGGACGTACAGTAGAAGTCATTCCAGGAGTCACTCGTACGATCGCCATAGGAGGTCCAG CAGGTCGGATTCCTACGACAGCTATTCCAGCCGGAGTCGGAGCGTGAGCCGGAGACGAGGGCGCAGGCGAAGCGACAGCTACAGGAGCTCAGACCGCCGGTCCAG GTCGTACCGATACTCCAGTCGTAGCTCTTCAAGGCGAAGGAGTCACAGTCGCAGCAGCCGCTACAGCTAA